One region of Mycobacterium riyadhense genomic DNA includes:
- a CDS encoding DUF732 domain-containing protein — MRSLLTGLALVVALLGLVGIAIPTAHADGVDDAFLKAVNSKGINFGSPKAAIVAGHEVCDELDQGRQKADVATDMTNGGNLDGYHAGFFVGLSIAAYCPRHHHT; from the coding sequence GTGCGATCACTCTTGACCGGCCTTGCCCTGGTGGTCGCGCTGCTTGGCCTCGTGGGCATAGCGATCCCAACCGCACACGCCGACGGCGTCGATGACGCATTCCTGAAGGCCGTGAACTCCAAGGGAATCAATTTCGGGTCACCGAAAGCCGCGATAGTTGCCGGCCACGAAGTGTGCGACGAACTCGATCAAGGTCGGCAGAAAGCCGACGTGGCGACCGACATGACGAATGGCGGCAACCTGGACGGCTATCACGCCGGGTTCTTTGTCGGCCTCAGCATCGCCGCGTACTGCCCCAGGCACCACCACACATAG
- a CDS encoding ATP-dependent helicase, translating into MIVDPLARFSAATRDWFTSTFVGPTPAQASAWAAIADGDNTLVIAPTGSGKTLAAFLWAIDALAREADRPAGTRVLYVSPLKALAVDVERNLRTPLAGLTRLAERRGLPPPSISVGVRSGDTPAAQRRQLIARPPDVLITTPESLFLMLTSAARETLAGVQTVIVDEIHAIAATKRGAHLALSLERLDDLSGGRRAQRIGLSATVRPPEELARFLSGQCPTTIVVPPSAKTVELSVQVPVPDMANLANDSIWPDVEARLVDLIESHNSTIVFANSRRLAERLTARLNEIHAERCGVALPSDANPQVAGGAPAYIMASGQTFGAPTVLARAHHGSVSKEQRAIVEEDLKRGQLKAVVATSSLELGIDMGAVDLVIQVEAPPSVASGLQRIGRAGHQVGEISRGVLFPKHRTDLLGCAVSVQRMLSGQIETMRVPANPLDILAQHTVAAAALEPLDADRWFDTVRRSAPFATLSRSVFEATLDLLSGKYPSTEFAELRPRLVYDRDNGTLIARPGAQRLAVTSGGAIPDRGLFTVYLASDSEKPSRVGELDEEMVYESRPGDVISLGATSWRITEITHDRVLVIPAPGQPARLPFWRGDDVGRPAELGRALGAFTGELANLDRKAFGKRCATLGFDDYATDNLWTLLDDQRTAAGVVPTDTTLLVERFRDELGDWRVILHSPYGLPVHGPLALAVSRRLHERYGIDEKPTASDDGIVVRLPDIGLSPGGEAPPGAELFVFDAEEIDPIVTAEVGGSALFAARFREAAARALLLPRRHPGRRSPLWHQRQRAAQLLEVAHKYPDFPIVLETVRECLQDVYDVPTLVRLMSEIAQRKVRVLEAETARPSPFAASLLFGYVGAFMYEGDAPLAERRAAALSLDSTLLAELLGRVELRELLDPEVIAATGRQLQHLSTDRLARDAEGVADLLRLLGPLTEEEVAARATAPAVGGWLEGLRAGRRALTVSFAGHSWWVAIEDIARLRDGVGAAVPVGVPASFTEAVTDPLGELLGRYARTHTPFTTAEAARRFGLGLRVTADVLGRLASDGRLVRGDFVATVETVGGEQWCDAEVLRILRRRSLAALRAQVEPVSTAAYGRFLPAWHQVGTSGSSALSGVDGLVAVIDQLAGVRLPASSLEPLVLAPRIRDYTPAMLDELLAAGEVTWSGAGPISGSDGWIALHPAESAPLTLTAPVEIDFTDAHRAILDALAGGGAYFFRQLCQTGPPEAELKAALWELIWAGWVTGDTFAPVRAILGGGPGSRKRGRPSLPAHRTHRPPRLSRYSVAHAAARTADPTVAGRWSALPPPEPDSTLRAHYQAELLLNRYGVLTKGAVAAEGVPGGFATLYKVLSGFEDAGRCQRGYFVESLGGAQFAVTSTVDRLRGFLDSVDPERPEYRTVVLAAADPANPYGAALPWPNSEDDDSRGAARPGRKAGALVVLVDGELAWFLERGGRSLLTFTDDAGANHAAASELADLVAARRVASILIERVNGVPVLQPGGSTPVTEALTDAGFARTPRGLRLR; encoded by the coding sequence GTGATCGTCGATCCGTTGGCCAGGTTTAGCGCGGCTACCCGCGACTGGTTCACCAGCACCTTCGTCGGGCCCACCCCGGCGCAGGCCAGCGCCTGGGCGGCCATCGCCGACGGCGACAACACCCTGGTCATCGCGCCCACCGGGTCGGGCAAGACCTTGGCCGCGTTCCTGTGGGCGATCGATGCGCTGGCCCGCGAAGCCGACCGCCCGGCGGGTACCCGGGTGCTCTACGTGTCCCCGCTCAAGGCGCTGGCGGTCGACGTCGAGCGCAACCTGCGCACTCCGCTGGCGGGGCTGACGCGGCTCGCCGAGCGCCGCGGTCTGCCCCCGCCGAGCATCAGCGTCGGGGTCCGCTCCGGCGACACCCCGGCCGCGCAGCGCCGCCAGCTCATCGCCCGGCCACCCGACGTGTTGATCACCACCCCGGAGTCGCTGTTTCTCATGCTGACTTCGGCCGCCCGGGAAACCCTGGCCGGTGTGCAGACCGTCATCGTCGACGAGATTCACGCCATCGCCGCCACCAAACGCGGCGCGCATCTGGCGCTGTCGCTGGAGCGGCTCGATGACCTGTCGGGTGGGCGGCGCGCGCAGCGCATCGGGCTGTCGGCGACCGTGCGTCCGCCCGAGGAGCTGGCGCGATTCTTATCCGGTCAGTGTCCGACGACCATTGTGGTGCCGCCCTCGGCCAAGACCGTCGAGCTGTCGGTGCAGGTGCCGGTGCCCGATATGGCCAATCTGGCCAACGACAGCATTTGGCCCGATGTCGAAGCGCGGCTCGTCGACCTAATCGAATCGCACAATTCGACCATCGTGTTCGCCAACTCGCGACGGCTGGCCGAGCGACTTACCGCCCGGCTCAACGAAATTCACGCAGAGCGCTGCGGTGTCGCGCTCCCGTCCGACGCCAACCCACAGGTTGCCGGCGGCGCCCCGGCCTACATCATGGCCAGCGGCCAGACCTTCGGTGCGCCAACGGTGTTGGCGCGCGCCCATCACGGCTCGGTCAGCAAGGAACAGCGCGCCATCGTCGAGGAGGACCTCAAACGCGGACAGCTCAAGGCGGTGGTCGCGACGTCCAGCCTGGAGCTCGGCATCGACATGGGCGCGGTCGATCTGGTCATCCAGGTGGAGGCGCCGCCGTCGGTGGCCAGCGGCTTGCAGCGCATCGGGCGGGCCGGCCATCAGGTCGGCGAGATTTCTCGGGGTGTGCTGTTTCCCAAACACCGCACCGATCTGCTGGGCTGCGCGGTCAGCGTGCAGCGCATGCTTTCCGGTCAGATCGAGACCATGCGGGTGCCGGCCAACCCGCTCGACATCCTGGCGCAACACACCGTGGCCGCTGCCGCGCTGGAGCCGCTGGACGCCGACCGGTGGTTCGACACCGTGCGCCGCAGCGCCCCGTTCGCGACGCTGTCGCGCAGCGTGTTCGAGGCCACCTTGGACCTGCTGTCCGGCAAATACCCGTCGACCGAGTTCGCCGAGCTGCGACCGCGGCTGGTCTATGACCGCGACAACGGCACGCTGATCGCCCGGCCCGGAGCCCAGCGCCTTGCCGTCACCTCCGGCGGCGCCATCCCGGACCGCGGGCTGTTCACCGTCTACCTGGCTTCCGATTCCGAAAAGCCTTCGCGGGTAGGCGAACTCGACGAAGAGATGGTCTACGAGTCCCGCCCCGGAGACGTGATCTCGCTGGGCGCCACCAGCTGGCGGATCACCGAGATCACCCACGACCGGGTGCTGGTGATTCCCGCGCCGGGCCAGCCGGCCCGATTGCCGTTTTGGCGCGGTGACGACGTCGGGCGGCCCGCCGAGCTCGGCCGAGCACTCGGCGCCTTCACCGGCGAACTGGCCAACCTGGACCGCAAGGCATTCGGCAAACGGTGTGCGACTTTGGGCTTCGACGACTACGCCACCGACAACCTGTGGACCCTGCTGGACGACCAACGCACCGCCGCCGGGGTAGTGCCCACCGACACCACCCTGTTGGTCGAACGGTTCCGCGACGAGCTGGGCGATTGGCGGGTGATCCTGCACTCGCCGTACGGGCTTCCGGTGCACGGGCCGCTGGCGCTCGCGGTGAGCCGGCGGCTGCACGAACGTTACGGCATCGACGAGAAACCGACCGCCTCCGACGACGGCATCGTGGTGCGGTTGCCCGACATCGGCTTGTCTCCTGGGGGTGAGGCCCCGCCCGGAGCCGAGTTGTTCGTCTTCGACGCCGAGGAGATAGACCCGATCGTCACCGCCGAGGTGGGCGGCTCCGCTTTGTTCGCTGCGCGATTCCGGGAAGCGGCGGCCCGCGCGCTGCTGCTGCCGCGCCGGCATCCGGGCCGCCGCTCACCGTTGTGGCACCAGCGACAGCGGGCCGCCCAGCTGCTGGAAGTGGCGCACAAATATCCCGACTTCCCCATCGTGCTGGAGACCGTCCGCGAATGCCTGCAGGACGTCTACGACGTCCCGACCCTGGTGCGGTTGATGAGCGAGATCGCCCAGCGCAAGGTGCGGGTGCTCGAGGCAGAAACGGCGAGACCGTCCCCGTTCGCGGCATCACTGTTGTTCGGGTATGTCGGCGCATTTATGTACGAGGGCGATGCCCCCTTGGCGGAGCGTCGCGCCGCGGCGCTCTCGCTGGACAGCACCCTGCTGGCCGAGCTCCTGGGCCGGGTCGAGCTACGCGAGCTGCTCGATCCCGAGGTCATCGCCGCGACCGGCCGTCAGTTGCAGCATTTGTCGACCGACCGACTCGCCCGCGATGCCGAAGGGGTGGCGGATCTGCTGCGGCTGTTGGGTCCGCTCACCGAGGAAGAAGTCGCCGCCCGAGCGACCGCTCCCGCAGTCGGCGGATGGCTGGAAGGCCTGCGCGCGGGTCGGCGCGCGCTGACGGTGTCGTTCGCCGGCCACAGCTGGTGGGTGGCCATTGAGGACATCGCCCGGCTGCGTGACGGCGTGGGCGCGGCGGTTCCGGTTGGCGTGCCGGCCAGCTTCACCGAGGCGGTCACCGACCCGCTCGGCGAGCTCCTCGGTCGTTACGCACGCACCCACACCCCGTTCACCACAGCCGAGGCCGCCCGCCGGTTCGGCCTGGGCCTGCGGGTCACCGCGGATGTGTTGGGCCGGTTGGCAAGTGACGGTCGCCTGGTACGCGGCGACTTCGTCGCCACCGTGGAGACGGTCGGCGGCGAGCAATGGTGCGACGCCGAGGTGTTGCGCATCCTGCGGCGCCGGTCGCTGGCCGCGCTGCGGGCCCAGGTCGAGCCCGTGAGCACCGCCGCTTACGGCCGATTTCTGCCGGCCTGGCACCAGGTGGGCACCTCTGGTTCGTCGGCGCTCTCGGGGGTTGACGGGTTGGTCGCCGTGATCGATCAGCTCGCCGGGGTGCGGCTGCCCGCATCGTCGCTGGAACCGCTCGTGTTGGCGCCGCGCATCCGCGACTACACCCCCGCGATGCTCGACGAGCTGCTGGCCGCCGGCGAGGTCACCTGGTCGGGTGCCGGGCCAATCTCGGGTAGTGACGGCTGGATCGCGCTGCACCCTGCCGAGTCGGCGCCCTTGACGCTTACCGCGCCGGTCGAGATCGATTTCACCGACGCCCATCGGGCGATCCTGGACGCGCTAGCCGGCGGCGGCGCGTACTTCTTCCGGCAGCTCTGCCAGACCGGGCCGCCGGAGGCGGAGCTGAAAGCCGCCCTGTGGGAATTGATTTGGGCCGGCTGGGTCACCGGCGACACCTTCGCGCCGGTACGGGCGATACTCGGCGGCGGTCCGGGCAGTCGCAAGCGTGGCCGACCCTCCCTGCCGGCGCACCGGACACACCGCCCACCGCGTCTGAGCCGCTACAGCGTCGCGCACGCCGCGGCACGCACCGCCGACCCGACGGTGGCCGGTCGGTGGTCGGCGCTGCCGCCTCCCGAGCCGGACTCCACGCTGCGGGCCCACTACCAGGCCGAGCTGCTGCTCAACCGATACGGCGTGCTGACCAAGGGCGCCGTAGCCGCCGAGGGTGTGCCGGGCGGGTTCGCCACCCTCTACAAGGTGCTGAGTGGGTTCGAGGACGCCGGCAGGTGCCAGCGTGGTTACTTCGTCGAGTCGTTGGGGGGCGCGCAGTTCGCCGTCACGTCGACCGTCGACCGGCTGCGCGGCTTCCTCGACAGTGTCGACCCCGAACGGCCGGAGTACCGGACCGTGGTGCTGGCCGCCGCCGACCCGGCCAACCCCTACGGCGCTGCCCTGCCCTGGCCCAATTCCGAAGACGACGATTCCAGGGGGGCCGCCCGGCCGGGGCGCAAGGCCGGGGCGCTGGTGGTGCTGGTAGACGGCGAGCTGGCCTGGTTCTTAGAACGCGGCGGGCGGTCACTGCTGACGTTCACCGACGACGCCGGGGCCAATCACGCGGCGGCCAGCGAACTGGCCGACTTGGTCGCGGCTCGGCGCGTCGCGTCCATCCTGATCGAGCGCGTCAACGGGGTACCGGTTCTACAACCAGGCGGATCGACCCCGGTGACGGAGGCGCTGACGGACGCCGGCTTCGCCCGAACGCCACGTGGGTTGCGGCTGCGGTAG
- the pstS gene encoding phosphate ABC transporter substrate-binding protein PstS, which yields MKPNRFGAALSILTAGAVMLSACGSDNNASGGRAPTPTSSVTVACGGKTTLKASGSTAQENAMTRFAKAFEQACPGQSLNYTANGSGAGVSEFISSETDFAGSDSPLSKDEYNGAGQRCGSPAWNLPMVFGPIAIAYNVNGLTSLNLDGPTAAKIFNGGITAWNDPAIQALNSTTTLPAEPIRVVFRSDESGTTDNFQRYLDTASGGAWGKGAGKQFKGGVGEGARGNGGAAVAVKDTEGSITYVEWSFAQTKQLNTAKVITSAGPEPVAISTESVGRTISAAWFTREGNDLALDTISFYRPNEPGSYPIVLATYEIVCSKYPDAQVGTAVKAFLQSTIGAGQNGLADNGYVPVPDRFKSRLSTAVNAIS from the coding sequence TTGAAACCCAATCGATTTGGCGCTGCGCTGAGTATTCTGACCGCTGGTGCGGTGATGCTGTCGGCATGTGGCAGTGACAACAACGCCAGCGGAGGACGCGCACCGACTCCCACGTCGTCGGTGACGGTGGCCTGCGGCGGCAAGACGACGCTGAAGGCCAGTGGTTCCACCGCGCAGGAAAACGCAATGACCCGATTTGCCAAGGCTTTCGAACAAGCCTGCCCTGGGCAATCTTTGAACTACACGGCCAACGGTTCCGGCGCCGGGGTCAGCGAATTTATAAGCAGTGAAACCGATTTCGCTGGCTCGGACTCGCCGCTGAGCAAAGACGAGTACAACGGCGCTGGGCAGCGGTGCGGCTCGCCGGCGTGGAACTTGCCTATGGTGTTCGGCCCGATCGCCATCGCTTACAACGTCAACGGTCTGACTTCGTTGAACCTCGACGGTCCGACTGCCGCCAAGATCTTCAACGGCGGCATTACCGCCTGGAACGATCCTGCGATCCAAGCATTGAACTCGACTACTACCTTGCCCGCCGAGCCCATTCGTGTCGTGTTCCGCAGCGACGAATCCGGGACCACGGATAACTTCCAGCGATATCTCGATACCGCTTCGGGCGGCGCGTGGGGCAAGGGTGCAGGAAAGCAATTCAAGGGTGGCGTCGGTGAGGGTGCCAGGGGAAACGGTGGCGCCGCGGTGGCCGTTAAAGACACCGAAGGGTCGATCACCTACGTCGAATGGTCATTCGCGCAGACGAAACAGTTGAACACGGCTAAGGTCATCACGTCGGCGGGTCCGGAGCCCGTTGCGATCAGCACGGAGTCGGTGGGAAGGACGATTTCGGCCGCTTGGTTCACCAGGGAGGGTAACGACCTAGCGCTCGACACGATCTCGTTCTACCGGCCGAACGAGCCCGGCTCCTATCCGATCGTGCTAGCGACGTATGAAATCGTGTGCTCGAAGTATCCCGATGCGCAGGTCGGTACGGCCGTAAAGGCATTCCTGCAAAGCACGATCGGCGCGGGCCAAAATGGTCTGGCTGACAACGGGTATGTCCCCGTTCCGGACCGGTTCAAGTCGCGGTTGTCGACCGCGGTCAACGCCATTTCGTAG
- a CDS encoding alpha/beta hydrolase family esterase: protein MPWARLLSVAVLVACLVGCGERHVAAAARARDQPGTFQFGGLNRTYTVHVPPGPPVGLVLNLHGGGGTGTGQQALTNFNAVADSTNLVVVYPDGYDKSWADGRGASPADRRHLDDVGFLVALVGKVRNEFGVPAGHVFATGMSNGGFMSNRLACDRADVFAAIAPVSGTLGVGVACNPTRPVSVLDAHGTADPIVPFNGGKVRGRGGVSQAISATSVVDRWRAIDGCQGDPSAVDLPSAGDGTLVRRFDSAACTAGTEVAFYQIDNGGHTWPGSKPYLPKAIIGSTTRALDGSLVIAQFFLAHGRE, encoded by the coding sequence ATGCCATGGGCGCGATTGCTGTCGGTTGCCGTTCTCGTGGCGTGCCTGGTCGGGTGTGGCGAGCGGCACGTCGCGGCGGCGGCCCGCGCTCGGGACCAGCCCGGAACATTTCAGTTCGGCGGCTTGAACCGGACCTATACGGTGCACGTGCCGCCGGGCCCGCCCGTCGGGCTGGTGCTCAACCTGCACGGTGGTGGTGGCACCGGCACCGGACAGCAGGCGCTGACAAACTTCAACGCCGTCGCCGACAGCACCAACCTGGTCGTGGTCTATCCCGACGGCTACGACAAGAGCTGGGCCGACGGCAGAGGGGCGTCACCGGCGGACCGCCGTCATCTCGACGACGTTGGGTTTCTGGTGGCCCTGGTTGGCAAGGTACGGAACGAATTTGGCGTTCCCGCCGGGCATGTCTTCGCGACCGGCATGTCCAACGGCGGCTTCATGTCCAACCGCCTGGCTTGCGACCGAGCCGATGTGTTCGCCGCCATCGCGCCAGTGTCCGGCACACTGGGCGTGGGTGTGGCGTGCAATCCAACACGGCCGGTGTCGGTTCTGGACGCGCACGGTACCGCCGATCCGATCGTGCCGTTCAATGGCGGGAAGGTTCGTGGCAGGGGCGGGGTCAGCCAGGCCATCTCGGCTACCAGCGTGGTCGATCGATGGCGGGCTATCGATGGCTGCCAGGGCGACCCGTCGGCAGTGGACCTACCAAGCGCGGGCGACGGAACCCTCGTGCGCAGGTTTGACTCCGCGGCGTGTACGGCCGGCACCGAGGTTGCCTTCTACCAGATCGACAACGGCGGACACACCTGGCCCGGCAGCAAGCCGTATCTGCCGAAGGCGATCATCGGGTCCACCACCCGCGCGTTGGATGGCTCCCTAGTCATTGCGCAGTTCTTCCTGGCACACGGCCGGGAATAG
- the nei2 gene encoding endonuclease VIII Nei2 produces MPEGDTVWHTAATLRQHLAGRTLTRCDIRVPRFATVDLTGAVVDEVLSRGKHLFIRIGAASIHSHLKMDGSWRVGDRPVRVDHRVRIILEAGTIRAVGVDLSVLEILERDHDGDVVAHLGPDLLGEDWDPKLAATNLMADPDRPIAEALLDQRVMAGIGNVYCNELCFVSGQLPTAPVSAITDPRRMVSRARDMLWANRFRWSRCTTGDTRPGRQLWVYGRAGQRCRRCGTRIEHRNPGGTGERVAYWCPTCQR; encoded by the coding sequence ATGCCCGAGGGTGACACCGTCTGGCACACCGCGGCGACCCTGCGGCAGCACTTGGCCGGCCGTACCCTGACGCGCTGCGACATCCGCGTGCCACGGTTTGCCACCGTCGACCTCACCGGGGCTGTGGTCGACGAGGTGCTCAGTCGGGGTAAGCATCTGTTCATCAGGATCGGTGCGGCCAGCATTCATTCCCATCTGAAGATGGACGGCAGTTGGCGCGTCGGCGACCGGCCGGTGCGGGTGGATCACCGCGTGCGAATCATCCTGGAAGCGGGCACCATCCGCGCCGTCGGTGTCGACCTAAGCGTGTTGGAGATCCTCGAACGGGACCATGACGGTGACGTCGTCGCGCATCTGGGGCCCGATCTACTCGGCGAGGATTGGGATCCCAAGCTTGCCGCCACCAACCTGATGGCCGATCCGGATCGGCCGATCGCCGAGGCGTTGCTCGACCAGCGTGTGATGGCCGGGATCGGCAACGTCTATTGCAACGAACTCTGTTTCGTCAGCGGGCAGCTGCCGACCGCGCCGGTCAGCGCGATAACCGATCCGAGGCGTATGGTTTCGCGCGCCCGGGATATGTTGTGGGCCAACCGCTTCCGCTGGAGCCGCTGCACCACCGGCGACACCCGCCCAGGCCGGCAGCTGTGGGTCTACGGGCGCGCCGGGCAACGCTGCCGACGCTGCGGTACGCGGATCGAACACCGAAACCCCGGAGGCACCGGCGAACGGGTCGCCTATTGGTGTCCCACCTGCCAGCGCTGA
- a CDS encoding PPE family protein, whose amino-acid sequence MEFTTLPPEVTSALIHSGPGAQSLIEASGVWQRLGTDLEETVGGYVAVLSTLAADWHGPSTLAMLQAAEPYLRWMRTTGQQCHQLGSSAQAAAAAYGSTLAAVVHPAQVSANRVQLAQLLATNGFGKNLAAIAETEAQYEGMWVNNSAAMYRYEAATAQALALPEFSPPPSIVDPAGSAAQASAVSAAAVAPADAVAPPVSPVDSILQAIGVTFDPNQGWFGLANTYANQFVSSGFPINLLSYMAQNTSAQALTSVAPDIAAGLSEGEAALGESAASLSNAASALGAAEAPAAAVGVGVPMGNLTAPPAAVGLLTTAQTPVQLASAASPLPAGESGFPMLPPLMPPPIAAGSGWRKRKQQKYEDLAMGLELKGTFMPKPPSAG is encoded by the coding sequence GTGGAGTTCACAACATTGCCTCCCGAGGTGACCTCGGCGCTGATCCACTCGGGACCCGGTGCGCAATCTTTGATCGAGGCCTCCGGCGTGTGGCAGCGGCTCGGCACCGACTTGGAAGAAACTGTTGGCGGCTATGTAGCGGTGCTGTCAACACTGGCCGCGGACTGGCACGGTCCGTCCACGTTGGCGATGCTGCAGGCCGCGGAACCTTATCTCAGGTGGATGCGCACTACCGGGCAGCAGTGCCACCAGCTGGGCTCCTCGGCGCAGGCCGCCGCCGCGGCATACGGCTCCACACTCGCGGCGGTGGTTCATCCTGCACAGGTCAGCGCCAACCGAGTCCAATTGGCACAACTGCTGGCCACCAACGGATTTGGCAAAAACCTTGCGGCCATCGCCGAAACCGAGGCGCAGTACGAGGGCATGTGGGTGAACAATTCGGCGGCGATGTATCGCTATGAGGCGGCCACGGCACAAGCGCTTGCGCTTCCTGAGTTCTCGCCCCCGCCTTCGATTGTCGATCCGGCGGGGTCGGCGGCTCAAGCCAGTGCGGTGTCTGCCGCTGCGGTAGCGCCCGCTGACGCTGTCGCTCCGCCGGTGTCTCCGGTGGATTCGATATTGCAGGCGATTGGCGTCACCTTCGACCCCAACCAAGGCTGGTTTGGGCTGGCGAACACCTACGCCAACCAGTTCGTATCGTCTGGATTTCCGATTAACCTGCTCAGCTACATGGCGCAAAACACGTCGGCCCAGGCGCTGACGTCGGTGGCCCCCGATATCGCCGCGGGCCTATCGGAGGGCGAGGCGGCGCTAGGAGAGTCGGCGGCCAGTTTGTCCAACGCGGCCAGCGCCCTTGGCGCGGCAGAAGCGCCCGCCGCGGCGGTGGGCGTCGGAGTTCCGATGGGCAACCTCACCGCGCCGCCCGCCGCGGTGGGGTTGTTGACCACTGCGCAAACGCCGGTGCAACTTGCGTCGGCGGCGTCACCACTGCCCGCGGGGGAATCCGGGTTTCCCATGCTTCCGCCGCTAATGCCGCCGCCGATCGCGGCGGGCAGTGGGTGGCGCAAACGCAAGCAGCAGAAGTACGAAGATCTCGCGATGGGCTTGGAGCTCAAGGGGACGTTCATGCCGAAACCGCCATCGGCGGGATGA